The sequence ttttatttgaagcgGGAGACTAGCCCAAATGAATttgactctttttttttttatttccgaAGTAACTTTCATCAACTCGGATTATTCTGGTGTGAATCTTTAGGAGGAATTCATCGAATTcgttagattaaaaaaaagagagctCAACCCCCCCTCCCCATAGGATCCCCTATCtgcacatatataaaaatatcaacttTGCTTTGCATTTCTTTCAGGCATCCATCATAGTTTcgatttattttcaaataatcaatttacttGTATATCATATATCATATTTACGTCTGCATAAGAaccctttcatttttatttacgTTTGAAGGGagtaaactaataaattactGCTTTTTGATAAATGCAGAGGTTTAATtgcataaaagaattaatttaaggATTAATATGCTCCTCTAGAGGCAAACAAAAATGCAGCTGTGCCCGGTGGGAAAGAGAAACAGTAGGAGTACAGGTGCAAGACATGCGCATGGACATGGCAGGGAGCATCCTGGCCACCAGCCTGACACCTATGCTTTGCAGTAACCCTCCCATAACTCGTAAAATACCTTGTTTTAGTAGTTGGAAACAGAGACTTTCAATTGTCCTTTTCAAAAAGGACTGCTTCTCTCTCCTACTCCCACTCCCACTCCCACTCCCAGCGATCcatcctctctctctctctctctctctctgtaaTTAAACTCTTAGAACCGGCAAtcttttaatgaataaaaggaattattaattattcttgACTATTTTTAGTATTGAAATTTGGATAGTATATGGAAAAAGTTGCAAAAGCCGATTATGTAGTTTAATTTAGTAAATCTTTTATGTGACATTTTAGTACAGTTTACATTTAAAGTTATTAACATCattgactttttcttttttaaaataaacatcattgattcaataattattactCCGTTTAGTGTCAATTGCTtgatattttactattaattaaattttttatcagttTATTATCTAAAACCGGTCATATGGTAATTTTTATTGAAgtcaaaaatctaaaaagaaataattttataatttaattttttttaactatagtcagttttgataaattttaaatattttgataaaattaaaatttttactatccattttatatctaataattaaCAGATTTATTTAACATTGAATActagaattattaataatattaataaatttaaacacaaattattaataatttaatatttaaaatatataaaaattataagattcaGTAAGTAAATCAAAAGAGTAAACGGAGTATTTATATGTTGCATAGCTACCATCGCTTCGTATCCATCCTGCCGAGTTAGACGTTCCTTTTCATCATcagttttttatttgtttcgtctttttctttttggagttCAACTGCTGAGATacacagaaaaaaaaaacgatTTTTCTAAgaacatattagaaaacaataaaaattaaaatttcctaaataaaattttccaGAACACTACATATTTGATTGTcttaataattgatatttatttattaattttaaataaataaatattacataaatGATCACTGGAACCATACACccaaaaaatagtaaattgtcttttgtcaaattcaatACCTATCTtcttagaaattattttcaagTGATTGGTCTGAAAATATGATTCATTCGACTTCAAGACCTGATCATATATTTAGGACTTCAAGACATGTCAGTCAAGAAATGTTGAGAATTTGGAAGATCCCTCTGTTGATTTTCCATGTCTATcaatgtaaaaagaaaaaaagaacatatTTGTACACCTCTATTGTTTCACCATTAAGGGTCCCAAAGAAAACcataagaaaaaaggaaaaaccaaaggaaattgaaaaagaaaaaaagtgacTTCTTTTCTAGACGAAGAGCCGATGAAGCTGAGCCGACAAAACTGAACCTTCTTACAGTAATTTACATTTTGTTTGATTAGTGACTTGCTGGACAATCAAGTCCCAGCTCTATCTTACACGTGTCGTGATCCGATGACGCGTAGCCGTAGGAttcaattttccttttcttgacAGGAACCACGTGGTTCTCACGTGCTGTAGGCTCGAGTCCAAGAGTCAGCTCCAGTCCAACTCCAACCATTTCTGTACTAGCATGATCCTGTAAATTTCCCTCATTGCCCTTCGTGGCTGACTCCGGCTCGGCTCGAAACAGCAGGGAAGCCTCAGCCGTTTCGACAGAGACCATACTCTCCGTTTCTTTGCTCTCAGTAACGTCCATCATTGCCAACTCGGATTGGTGACTCAGTGACGATTCATGACTCGTCGACCGAGTCAACTCAGCATATGGCTTGGTATTATTTGTTGCAGTACTAGTGTTATTAGCTTTAGGCTTCATGGCTCTCCTGACCCGGGAACGAGTCTTAACTCGGCTAGGTTCGTTGGAGGCAGCAGAGTTCTCATCTTTGGAAACGTGACGAATATCATAAGCCTTCAGCGGCGGTCCATGGCCATTGGCAGCCGCTTCGGAGTTAATCGGAGTGATCGGGGCTCCTTTAAGAACAGCTTCTACGGCGGCTTGGCAGAGTTGCCAGCTTCCAGACCATAGCAACCCAACAGACCCATAAATAGGGTTCACTATCCGACCACATGCCTCATAAAGCAAAGACCTGAAAATCGCTGCAAACCCAGAAGAAAACAGGCAGAGAATAAGCATTCATTTTGAGTTCTTGAAACGAAAGAAATACCCAATATCTTACAGGCATAAATATGTACTAACCAGGACGAAGGTGTTCAGGGCCAGCGTTGATAAGGTTCATAAGGCCGGCACGGCCATAAAACTTTGCTAGAAAGACAGTGGCATTAGCTTGAGACTCAGGGCTTTTGATCCATTGTAAGCAAGGTCTAATACTGCAGTTCTCGCTGCAGCCTTTACGTAGAACTCGACATCCATTACAACTCATCCGCATTCTGGGTATTTCAAGAAAGCAAGAAAGTGCTTTAATTCGATCaagaaagaagaggaagaagaagaagaaaaattgaaatttggggaaagaaaagagaggagagaaGTGGGTATTTAAGAGGGAAAGCAGACTTGTGAGGAGAAGCCGGTTGGTTTAGACTTGAGAGAGTACGCAACTTGTTTTAAtgtccaaaaaaaaaaagcactGGTTTCCACATTCAAGGAGTTCTTCTTGTactgctttttctttttataagaaattaagaatattaatgATGCAATTGGAGTAATGATTAGCACCAGTCTCGTGCAAGGAGCGTGTACGAAACTCCCAGTAAATGTAACTCTGTAGGCTCTTTGATTGGTGTGTACTGTTGCATTGGCTTGGCCAGCATAAATAAGCAATGGATTTTGCTTGGCTTCTGTTTTGGTAACCGACGACGCATATACTTTTGTTTGCCTGCTAATTGCATTGGAAATTACTGTGCCCTTTCCACCACAACAGCCAATAGCACTTTTTAACACTTCCTCCTCAGTATTACTGTTAGAAATCGAAAAGCGATCCATTGCTCTCagacaatatttttttaatcctctatgatttattttgataatttatttttagatttttatatgtggaaaaatttaattatcaatttaatattattatttttattatatttttaaatatatcttttaattagtGAATTACAACTTTATTTTGAcaacaaattatattttaaatatacagTGAAGAAataattacatttattttatgcCAACTAAACTGACAAAATGAGTAGCctgaattatatataaaaaatataattagtactaagtaatattttatttgtttaaaaataaataatatattgtttttaagaattttttacttttaaacagtgctgttttaaaaatataaattatcaacTTTTTCcaatattacttttatttattatgaaaaaataatataatgaaGTACAAAAAATTcactattttctttctaaagtatcagattttaaaaatgagtATGAAATGTGAAGAAAAAAAGTGAAGCCAATAGttaattataacttaataTTTGATTACATTTGAAAACCAACAtccataaataaaaactataatttaaccaactaattcaaaaagaaaaaagtttcaGAAGTTTTGGTAGTATTATTGAGCAAAGATGAATGAGGGTCAAAAATGgaatataaacaaattaagGACAGGTGTATAAGATAGACGGAGAAAAGGTTAAAAGAGCCATGCAAGTGGGTTCAAAAATTGAGGGGGGAAGAGGAGAGCGCGTGGCAAGCACGTTTCAGTGTCAGAGTGCGGTCGAATCGCCACATATCGGGGGAAAAACTGGGGTCCACATGCAGCTCCcggttttcaattaatttatttccaAGGGTTAAATTGCAAATCACCCCCTGAGGTTTGACCTTAAAAACATTCTTATCCTTCCTATTtcagaattaataatttcttttttcttgttggAATCCTTTTAAGAGGATACAAGTTTTGCAATTAAAGTATCCTATAATAAGTGAAAATAGAGGGTACGGATTTTTTCTACAGTTAAACTCTActtagtatttaaaattatagtaaaagtcattgtttgcttttttttttttacatttttctttttattttaatatatgtgttttctttttaattttctttagcttatATCAGTTAATATTGAtgataacaattttttatatttatttgtttttcttttcatttattatgtgaatatttcattattgatgtgttaacttttttatatattttcttatataaatttatatcaagatttataaatttttataagataTTTCTAGTTTTAATAATggatatgaaataaattttaaatttataatataaattctttttttaaaatttatttgtaagtTTCAAACAATTCagtttattaaaaaacaaaaaaccatcgaacttaatattatatatctacTAATTTAAAGTCTTAATTAACAAATTCAAGtatcttttagaaaaaaatttctcttttattttcttataaaaaatataatttgaatttcataaataaaaaatttatattttcttctaaaatattttataataaaataattctttaactaaagtataatgttattttagaatttgaaagaatataatagtgtttaattttccttttggACACTAAGATGTAGCTTACATTTCAAATTCTTATaattgaagaaataaaatatatagttattaataaatataaagaagtGAATTCAGTATTTCTTTTAACACAAAAAACTGAAGTGTCTAGTAGTCAAATATTAGGGACTACCTTGTAAATGATCAATTTAGAAACATATTTACAGAtatttcaaaaacaaaaataaaacaaagaaagctCCTGGTTTTCGGGAGGTCGCGTGTTCAAAAACCGCTTTTGAGCAAAACCGGTAACCGGTTTCTGGATTTTGGAGCGCGTGGGGCGCGTACTAGTTTTGTGTGTTGCGTTTGGGCCTGTGGGCGCTGGTTCGCCAACGGTTTTGGAGATGTGGGGGCCACCTTTTGCTTGTTTATTTGTGCTTATCGCCTTAACACACTTTGACATTAACAACTTGGACcctattaaaattatagattatattttaactttttggtTAATCCtaatgtttttcctttttaaggCATCGGTTAATCCTACTGCTTACGTCTAgttcttgtttattttaaacCAATTCTTTTGAACTCATTAAAATGCATGCACACTAAGTTTTACAATGTAACTAATCATTTTCTATTAagtcttaaatataaaagtgatacattcatattcattttcatattgatagataataatgaaaagaatttgaaTACAAATCCTCATTTTCAcactatattatataatatttttttattcatagtGTCTGCGCACGTATGGCTTAGTTCAATAATTTAAACTCGTAATTTTTAGCTAAACAAGAAGCTTATACATATTACattgctatttttattattttaattataaatattaatattattaaatctataaattattttataatttttaataatttttaattatttgtaatattttaaaatataaaatgaactaaatattctcaaattttattatttaaatattaaattaattaatattaaaaatatattggatatcattattttctaaaataaaaattactaaatatttatttatttattattaataatattaaaaataaatttttaaacatCATATTTTTGTAGAATTAGAATCATCATCTAATTCGGACATTCATttgttagttaatataattctaaaaatataattaaaacactatttttttaggattagaatcgtcatttaattacaaatgtaatttattaaccaataatttaataaaaatcataaattacacataaaattaaattttatatgtcattgtcaaaacaaaaattttatacatCAAAAAAgtagttatatattaaaaagaaatttatgtcttagaattttatatatataaggtaaagttaaaagaataaagatagaattatatatatatatatagggtAAAATTAAACTATGCGGTTTGATGCTTTTTTACTTGAAAGACAAaggtattttttatatcaaaagagtatcatgtgttttattttttagcacttttagatatatatttatacttttattaaatgttttacataattttgcatgtatttagtataaattattaataaattataattttataaacaatGTGGTGTTTAATAATGCATCaagaaattcataaacatattaaaatcttatttaaaaaattattttttatatttaattaaaattaaaaaatatatattttaataatttttatgatcacaaaatatctaattggatgctaaattaattaacaatattatatttattagatatttattatctaaaaaataaaaaaaatattaaatgtacTTAAAAACTgctaataaaatgaaacatatattaCTGTTTTGATACAAAAAGTACTTTCGTCTCTCGAATGTAAAAAAATGTCAaaccaaaatattatttttaaatatatatatatatatatccaacccttattttcttagaataaaatatagataatatttacctataattttaattatttttgcgAAGTAATTATACTTTTTCTAATGAGCAAACTAAGGTAAATGAGTTGATTCTTACAAGTTATTAGCATTGAAATTTGGGATAATTTCTTAGAATGAAGagataagttaattttttcaataaattataaacatcaaattgatgATAATTTGAATGTGGGTAGCATAGTGTAAAACTTCAGGAATCTCAAAAAGGATCAAATTTAGGATTTTGTTAGATTTGTTCATCTAAAAAGGTCTTAAAACacagtaaaattttattatcgaTGTCCTGACTTTAAAGAATCActctaaattataattctattttctGCCTCTGTAATTTTCGGAACTAAAAATGTCTGATCGAATTATCGAAACTCAACAATTTGTTGCATGTGATTTGGTAAATCGGATcacaaaagtggtataatcaCACACTCACCTAATTGATTCCACATACTAATAATTCctataatatttaaagaatGGGCGGCTACAAAGAATTTGGAGGAAAATGACTGTCTAACTTTCATCTCTTAAACCTctcattttctaattattctttttttctttacgtTGAATCATTAGACttgacttttttatttattgtattatagctaaataattatttttcatttaaaaatattatttttttggatattctttattatagaaaaaaaaaaaagtttcgTAGTAGGATTCTCTAATGATTCATTTTAAAGCATCTGATGTAAATATTACTGCACtatataatttgttttattgagcaaagcaaaaaaaagaaaaagaaaactttcaTTGTTAAGAGAATCCTTAAATTACGTGTCTCTTAAAGTTTGATTAAActaatacttttctttttattttgataatataaacTTCAATGAAATGTTACAAATATGTTCTGGTCAACCAACTTCCTTgtttaataatattcttttattttttaaaaatatagaatattatTTCTGAAAAGGACCCTGCGGGAGTACTCTAAAAGTTCAACAAGGAGTGATACATTAATAAGCACGAACATGGTCACACGTATAAGGCACAAACACGATTCCATTCGACTATGTTCATATAcgattaattttaagaatttaggATAAAATACAATAGGACacaataaatgaaatatatataacacatttatttatttaaatataagatatataattatttaacttaagcaacttaataataaaatgctAATATATCTCATATAAGTTTAGCTTAATCTATATatgtgttttatattttgtaattctattaaaaatcaatctaaATAATATAGACTAATTAGattatcaaaaatttaatttttgaactaattgtgaatttttttgtaaattgcTACTTAACtcatcttttaaaattctaaaattacttCTTGTGTCTTGAAAGTGTCCTAGCAATATTCTGGTGCCGTGttggtaaaaataaaaataataaaaactttaaacATGAATTAATGCGTGTTAAATACATAGCGCATATTGTATGTATCTATGTCCTAGAAGTGTTATGACACTAACATTTCCTAACTTTAAGAAGTATCGAAGCTTTCTAAATGACACATTAATAAAAACTAGgcataaaagaatttcaattATGATAAGTATGAACCCTACCATGCCTTGCTACCTAGAGTTGGCCTAGTTATTAATATGAAGAAAAACAACTTTCTCGCATATGCTTGATACACTTTGTCAAagtctttattattttcatataagtCTTTAATGTActcaaatcctaataattgGACATCTAGAGCAGCAAGTAATGCATACATTTTTGGAAGTGCATCGACTGCAATATTGTCCTTACCTTGTTTGTATTTAATTACATAAGAAAAAGACTCTATGATCTCGCTCCATTTTGCATGGTACCGATTGAGTTTGTTTTGCTCTTTCAAGTGCTTCAAGGACTCATAATCTATATGAAACACAAATTCTTTAGGCCAAAAGTAGTGTTGTCACTTTTTCAAAGCCCTAACCAACGCATATAACTCTTTGTCATAGGCGGGGTACTTCAACACAGCTCCATTCAACTTCTCACTAAAGTAGGTTATTAGTCGCCCTTTCTGCATCAACACGGTACCAATTCCTAAACTTGAAGCATCgcattcaatttcaaaagtatTAGACAAATTAGGAAGAGTAAGTAAAGGAGCAGAAATCAACTTTTCCTTTAACATCTTAAATGCTTGTTCTTACACCTCTACCCACTTGAATTCCAGACTTTTCTTAATAACTTTAGTCAAGGATGCGGCAAGAGTACTAAAGTCCTTCTCAAATCGTTTATAGAAATTAGCCAATCCATGAAAACT comes from Ricinus communis isolate WT05 ecotype wild-type chromosome 5, ASM1957865v1, whole genome shotgun sequence and encodes:
- the LOC125370211 gene encoding LOB domain-containing protein 40, with amino-acid sequence MRMSCNGCRVLRKGCSENCSIRPCLQWIKSPESQANATVFLAKFYGRAGLMNLINAGPEHLRPAIFRSLLYEACGRIVNPIYGSVGLLWSGSWQLCQAAVEAVLKGAPITPINSEAAANGHGPPLKAYDIRHVSKDENSAASNEPSRVKTRSRVRRAMKPKANNTSTATNNTKPYAELTRSTSHESSLSHQSELAMMDVTESKETESMVSVETAEASLLFRAEPESATKGNEGNLQDHASTEMVGVGLELTLGLEPTARENHVVPVKKRKIESYGYASSDHDTCKIELGLDCPASH